Within Kutzneria chonburiensis, the genomic segment GAGGGCGCCGAGCCCAATGTGGAGTCGACGCTGCGTTTTCTGCTCAGCGCCAAGTCGGCCTACGTGTCCGGGCAGGTCATCCGGGTCGGCGCCGCCGAGGTCGTCGAGCCGCTGGACTGGGAGCACCCGTTGGCCGACCGGGTCGCCCTGGTCACCGGGGCGTCGCGGGGCATCGGCGCCGCCATCGCCGAGGTGCTCGCCCGGGACGGCGCGCACGTCGTGTGCCTCGACATCGCCGCGCAGGGCAGCGAGCTGTCCGAGGTCGCCAACCGGGTCGGCGGCTCCGCCGTGCAGATGGACATCACCTCGCCCGACGCGCCGGCCAAGCTGGTCGAGTACTTCCAGCTGCGGCACGAGGGCGTGGACATCGTCGTGCACAACGCCGGCATCACGCGGGACAAGACGCTGGCCAAGATGACCGAGGCCCAGTGGGACGCCGTGCTCTCGGTCAACCTCGCCAGCCAACTCCGCGTCAACGACGGGCTTTTGAAAGCCGGCGCGTTGCGGCGTAACGGGCGGATCGTCGGTGTGTCGTCCATCGCCGGTATCGCCGGCAATGTCGGGCAGACCAATTACGCCACCAGCAAGGCCGGGGTGATCGGCATGGTCCGGTCGCTCGCGCCGGAGCTGGCCAGCCGGGGCAGCACCATCA encodes:
- a CDS encoding 3-oxoacyl-ACP reductase — its product is MSDPYLRFAQSGFGRFVTSRLGLPRPARLRRHRPGQPALAGPVLTGGSGRLDAVLKAHATGGDAPYGGLVFDATGIDNPEQLRGLHAFFSPVIRKLGPCGRVVVLGTPPEELTSVPAVVAQRSLEGFVRSVAKELRAGSTAQLVYVSEGAEPNVESTLRFLLSAKSAYVSGQVIRVGAAEVVEPLDWEHPLADRVALVTGASRGIGAAIAEVLARDGAHVVCLDIAAQGSELSEVANRVGGSAVQMDITSPDAPAKLVEYFQLRHEGVDIVVHNAGITRDKTLAKMTEAQWDAVLSVNLASQLRVNDGLLKAGALRRNGRIVGVSSIAGIAGNVGQTNYATSKAGVIGMVRSLAPELASRGSTINAVAPGFIETKMTAAVPLFIRQAGRLMNSMSQGGLPVDVAETIAWYANPASAGVNGNVVRVCGQSLLGA